GTGCCGACCGGTGAGATGAGTTTCAGTTCAGGTCACAGGAGCCAGGGCGACCTTCTGTGCTGAGGCTAAGAACACTAGATTAACCACTACTTACGATGTCGCAGCGCTCGACCCTCGGCGGCTCGAACCTGCTCCTCCCAGTGCCCAGTTTCGGCGGTACTGGCGCGCCAGCACTTACGAGACCCAATCCTTCGCCGTGTAGACGCCTTGTAGACGGGGAGGGTGGGACTCGACAGTAGAGGGAGTCCTCCGGCTCCCACCCCTTCGGCCCCCTCGCGCGGCAAGGCTGCCCCCCCCGGCCTGCCCGCTTGGGGGCCGATCTCTTTTGGGGTTCATCCGCCCAACCTGTGGGTGGCCTCCCGTTCGGGGAGATCGTCGTCTGCGAGGTTCGTAGGTGCTCGGAGCTGGAGGCACGCTGGTAACGGAAGGAACCTGTCCCCACGAGGCGGCAACCGCTCCAGCCGACGTCCGGGCACGTCACCCGCTCGGGGGGCGACGGTTCCCTGGGGTCCCTCCCCGGCGCCGGATGGCGATCCGCTCCAGCACGTCGCGCAGTGCCCCGAGGTCCAGGGGCTTGGAGAGGTAGTAGTCCATCCCCGCCCCGAAAAACCGCTCCCGGTCGCCCGTTAGCGCGTGGGCCGTGAGGGCGACGATGGGAAGGTCGGGGGGAGTGCCGGCCACCCTCCCCTGCCGCACCCGGCGGGCGGCCTCCACCCCGTCGAGCCCCGGCATCTGCACGTCCATGAGGACCGCGTCGAAGGGCTCTGCCGCCAGCGCCTCCAGGGCCTCCAGGCCGTCGGAGACGACCGCCACCCGGTGACCCTGGGCCTCCAGGAGGGCTTTGGCGAAGAGCTGGTTGACCGGGTTGTCCTCGGCGAGGAGGAGCCGCAACCGGCAAGCCAAAGCGCCAACCTGCGCTTCTTGCCTTGCCTTCAGGGCCGAATCCTCCCCGGCAAGAGCCAGCCGGGCCGTGAAGGAGAAGACGCTGCCCCTGCCCGGCTCGCTCTCGGCCCAGATCTCACCCCCCATGAGCTCCGCGAGGTGCTTGGCGATGGACAACCCCAGGCCGGTACCCCCGTACTTGGCGTGGGTCGACCTCGTGGCGAGGGAGAAGCTGTCGAAGACCGAGGGCAGGTTCTCCGCGGGGATGCCGATGCCCGTGTCGCGCACCGTAAAGCAGAGCGTCACCGGGTTCCCGATTCCCGGTTCCCGGTTTCCGGTTCCGTCTGCTGAGCTCGCCACCCGGAGCTCGGAACGGGGCACCCCGGCGGCGAGGCCGACCGTCACCTCCACCTCTCCCCTTTCGGTGAACTTCACCGCGTTGCCTACCAGGTTGGTCAGCACCTGCCGGAGCCGGCCTTCGTCTCCCACCACCCGCAGGGGCACCGAGGGGTCCACCCGATGGGTGAGCTCGAGGCCCTTGCGACGCGCCGCCAGCCCGAGGGTGGCGACCGCAGACTCGACCAGGTGCCCCAGATCGAAGGTTGCGGCGGCGAGCTCCACCCTGCCGGCCTCCACCTTCGCCAGGTCGAGGATGTCGTTGATGACGTCGAGAAGGTCCTTCGCCGACTGCGTCCCGAGCGCCAGGTACCGCTCGGCCTTCGGCGAGACCCCCTCCAGTAGCGCGAGCTCGGTCATGCCCATGATGCCGTTCATGGGGGTGCGGATCTCGTGGCTCATGCGGGCGAGGAACTCGCTCTTCGCCTGGCTGGCCGCCTCCGCCGCCTCCTTCGCCTCGCGCAGCGCCGCCTCCGCGCGCTTGCCCTCGGTGACGTCGTGCACCATCCCCCCCGACCACACGATCTGCCCCGAGGCGTCCCGGACGTGCTCGCACTTCTCGTGGACCACCCGAACCTCGCCGGTGTCCCGGCGCACCACCCGATGCTCGATCTCGTAGGTATCTCGGCCCTCCAGAAGGGAGCCCCGGTACGCGTCGTCCACCGCGGCGCGGTCGTCGGGGTGCACGGCCTCCAGGAACGCCTCGTAGGTGGCGCCGAACTCCTGGGGCTCGAGGCCGAAGATCCGGTACACCTCGTCGGACCACGACAGGCGGTTCTCCCGCAGGTCGAGCTCCCAGCTCCCCAGGTGCGCGATCTCCTGGGCACGGTTGAGCCGCGCCTCGCTTCGCCGCAGCGACTGCGTCAGCGCTTCGCGCTGGGCCAGGGCGCGGGCCAGCTTGATGTTGCCGTAGCCGAGCTTGGAGAGGAGGCCGGCCAGCTTCGAGAAGAAGGCTAGGCTCGTCTCCAGGGCTTCCTTGCTCAGCCGGGGAACGGCTTCGAGCGCAGCGAGGTAGTCCCTTTCGTCGAACCCGTACCGAGCCGCCTGCTGCCGGAAGAGCGCGTAGTCCAGCGGCTCTCCCTCGAAGAAGAACTGGCCCATGAAGAGGTTGCCGAGGTGCCTGCCGCCGATGGTTACCGGCGTCGCCACGTCCCACATGTTGTTCCTGCACTTGTAGAGCCTGAACTCCCCCGGCGGGACCCCCGCCGAGAGCTCCAGGTCGCTCTCGAGGCAGTTGCGGCAGGTCTCGGGGTGGACGCGGTGGAACTTGGTGCAGATTGCCTGCCACCCCACGCCTACCAGCACCCGGCCCTTGAGGTCGACGATGCTCATCGGCATGCGGGCGAGCCGGTAGAAGTCGTCCACCAGCGCCTGTACCGCCGGGGCATCCAGGATGTCGGCGAGCTCGAGGCCGGCGATGTCCCCTTCGGGAGACAGGATGATGTCCAACTTCGACCGCACCCGCTCCTCGCTCTTCACGAGGGCCTCGTTCGTGGCCTGGAACTCCTCGTTCATGGAGAGGAGCTCCTCGTTGGCCGCCGTGAGCCCTTCGTTGGCGGCGGCGAGCCTGGCGATCGTGGCCCGGAGCTCCTCGTCGGTGGCGCGAAGCTGTCTGTGGAGCCGGCGGATCAGGGCATCCTTTGCCGGTCCCTCGGCGGGGAGCTTGGCGAGCTCCCCGTCTGAAGGGGCGGTCTGGGAGGGCGCGGCAGCCGGCTCGGGGACCGTCGCCCACGGCCGCGCGTGCTGTCCCAGCAGCGCCTCCTCCCCCCAGGCGAGGGAGCCGGGGCTGGGCGATCCCCCGAGGACGAAGGAGGGCAGTTCCGCCTCCCTTCTCCTCGCGCCGCCCTCCCCCCGCCGAAAGACCTTCCACCTATGGTCCACCGCCTCGAAGAGATCCGAGCGGGGCTCCACCGTCTCGGCGCTGCCGAGGAAGAGGTGGCCGCCCGCCTTGAGGGCGTCGTGGAAGAGGGTCAGCAGCCGCCGCTGAAGGTTGGGGGCAACGTAAATGAGGAAGTTGCGGCACACCAGGAGGTCGAGCCGAGTGAAGGGGGGGTCTCGGATCACGCTGTGCTCGGCAAAGACGACCATCCTGCGCAGGACCTCCGACACCTGGTAGCCGTCCTGCGTCCGGCGGAAGAAGCGCGTCAATCGCTCCGGGCCCACGTCGGCCTCGATCTCCGCGGGGTAGACCCCGGCCCGGGCCCTGGCAATCGCGGCCCCGTCGATGTCGGTGGCGAAGAGCTGGACGCCGGCGTCGATGCCGCGCTCCGCCAGGTGCTCCAGGAGCAGCATGACGACGCTGTAGGCTTCCTCCCCGGTCGAGCAGCAGGGGTGCCAGATCCGCACCGGCTCCCGCGGGCCGCCCCCCCCGAAGAGTGCCGGGAAGACCGCCCCGCGCAGGGCCTCGAAGGCCTCGGGGTCGCGGAAGAAGCTGGTGACGCCTATCAGGAACTCGCGAGACAGCGCCATCGC
The Thermodesulfobacteriota bacterium DNA segment above includes these coding regions:
- a CDS encoding CheR family methyltransferase, encoding MKNTDGPKGSAEKAESLEGPERGEGAFEGRAAPGSQPQGDGESASRQVSQILRIVQARTGHDFASYKHSTLHRRIHRRLAFHRLGGMEEYAALLEGSPQEAMALSREFLIGVTSFFRDPEAFEALRGAVFPALFGGGGPREPVRIWHPCCSTGEEAYSVVMLLLEHLAERGIDAGVQLFATDIDGAAIARARAGVYPAEIEADVGPERLTRFFRRTQDGYQVSEVLRRMVVFAEHSVIRDPPFTRLDLLVCRNFLIYVAPNLQRRLLTLFHDALKAGGHLFLGSAETVEPRSDLFEAVDHRWKVFRRGEGGARRREAELPSFVLGGSPSPGSLAWGEEALLGQHARPWATVPEPAAAPSQTAPSDGELAKLPAEGPAKDALIRRLHRQLRATDEELRATIARLAAANEGLTAANEELLSMNEEFQATNEALVKSEERVRSKLDIILSPEGDIAGLELADILDAPAVQALVDDFYRLARMPMSIVDLKGRVLVGVGWQAICTKFHRVHPETCRNCLESDLELSAGVPPGEFRLYKCRNNMWDVATPVTIGGRHLGNLFMGQFFFEGEPLDYALFRQQAARYGFDERDYLAALEAVPRLSKEALETSLAFFSKLAGLLSKLGYGNIKLARALAQREALTQSLRRSEARLNRAQEIAHLGSWELDLRENRLSWSDEVYRIFGLEPQEFGATYEAFLEAVHPDDRAAVDDAYRGSLLEGRDTYEIEHRVVRRDTGEVRVVHEKCEHVRDASGQIVWSGGMVHDVTEGKRAEAALREAKEAAEAASQAKSEFLARMSHEIRTPMNGIMGMTELALLEGVSPKAERYLALGTQSAKDLLDVINDILDLAKVEAGRVELAAATFDLGHLVESAVATLGLAARRKGLELTHRVDPSVPLRVVGDEGRLRQVLTNLVGNAVKFTERGEVEVTVGLAAGVPRSELRVASSADGTGNREPGIGNPVTLCFTVRDTGIGIPAENLPSVFDSFSLATRSTHAKYGGTGLGLSIAKHLAELMGGEIWAESEPGRGSVFSFTARLALAGEDSALKARQEAQVGALACRLRLLLAEDNPVNQLFAKALLEAQGHRVAVVSDGLEALEALAAEPFDAVLMDVQMPGLDGVEAARRVRQGRVAGTPPDLPIVALTAHALTGDRERFFGAGMDYYLSKPLDLGALRDVLERIAIRRRGGTPGNRRPPSG